DNA sequence from the Polyodon spathula isolate WHYD16114869_AA chromosome 19, ASM1765450v1, whole genome shotgun sequence genome:
tttctttaaaattcatggcagtgtcacaggtaaagtatcATAGTTTCAcggaatgtgcacagaactattttataaattgtgtacagattattatttttcatcaaaTATAGAgctaaatgcactgacatcatcaaaatcatcGTCAACATTATTATTACCTAATTACactacaatagcttgtgaaatggtgttgtaattaacatttATGACCACATAATTGGGGGCAAGCGtagttagtttaaaaaaagtgatttaagTAGGTAGTTTAAATCGACTTGATCATGACTGAACATTTCACTCGCGTTGAACGAACAGgatttatgaactttgaacagtctggaatgtggtctgtTTTTGGCTTATTAACGAGTAAATCCGCTGTCGTTTTCAGAGCATGATATTGACAACAGGTTTGTACATTATAGGACGCggttattgttttaagaatgttTACTTTTGCAATAGCACCTACAAATGACTGAAGGTTTGGAACATTTTTGACAAGTGTTAGTAGTAAATAATTTTACacagttatttgttttgtcatttgatGACAAGCAGCATCGTCACAAAAAATGGGTCTAGGCAGGGTATGCCCTGTGGCTGtgggtgtgttgtgtttttaactgAATGAAATTCCACTACATCTCTTAGACCTTGAGAGTTAGGCTGTATTAAAAGAGGCTATTACAGTTCCAGAACTGAGGTGCTGCAGCACTGCTGAGCATTCGTCGGACAGTCATGATGGTGAAGGGAAGTTTGCACTGGACGACTGTTGCCAACTTCCATTCCCTCAGAGATGTAACTGGAAAGGGGACCGATCTGCGAGGAGATCCTGTGCGTAGCTGTCACAGCGCCACTAGCCCCTGCCCCTCtcctgctgccagtggtacagtcaGGTCCATTGATGAGATTCCAGGCAACTGGAGGAGCAGCCTGGTCAATCTGTATACTTTCTGGAAATTGGATGAGTTTAAGAACATTCATCAGATAATGGTTAACAATTTCAACTCCTTTGGGCCTATTTATAGGTAAGTTAAAGTTTTATTTACTATAGGTTAGTAAACAGTTTTAAACTGCAAGCAAAAGATTTTTTGGGAAAGATGATGCTGGAGGGGGGAGGTTATAACAACAAGTATGGCTGCTAGCTGGTTAACTGATGTCTATCTCAATCTTTTAGCAATAGGTTCGTGGGAgtttgaagtgctgtgtttaatttttgtgattttaatttcctaattttttaaaaacaaacattttaagttTAACCTTTTCAACGTATTTGTAACCTACCATAAACACTCCCAATACAGTGAAAAGGGGAGGAGAGATTAGGTTGTAAATCCTTTTAATGACTAAATATTCCTAGTAAAaccttataaaggtttcccatagtaaCAGCATAGGCAAGTgcaataatacataataatcatGCATACTaaaagtacagagaggtatggtgaagcaatAGTGGTAATTACATAGCATAGCCATGGGAAATTCTTGGTAAAACTGAAATTACTTTGGAAATTGTACCATGATAAACTTTTACTTCCAGTACTGCACTTTTAATAATTGACTGCACCAAAATAATTGACTCTGATCGGTACTGTGGTGATACACAGAGCATAGAccctaaatacaattttttaaagaCTGTAAATATTATCAACCCTGAGGATGCTGCCATCTTGTTTAAAGCAGAGGGATGCTACCCTAAAAGACTGAAGGTGGAGGCCTGGACCTCCTACAGAGACTACAGGAACCGGAGGTACGGGGTCTTGCTTCAGTAATATCATACGGTTCATTGCTGTGTCTTATGTCTGCCAGGGCTGTCATTTTAACTTTTCATTGGGATTTCATTTCTAAGGGGCTCGCAGGGTCATACGATTCTTGTCCCCATTGTACAAGTCATGTAAAACATCTAtttcaaaaatgactttttactTAATCTGACCTTTATTAAGTAATCTATTGTAGTAATCCATTCAAAAAGACTTTAGGCTGCCTTTTTAAGGCTGTTCTCACCTCTGTGCTCCTTCAGCGTTGGGTGGGTTTATTTGGTTGAACACCTTACTGCTGTGTTTTCCCTCAGAACAGTACAGAGCTAAACCTCCATTCGGCTTGCCTTTCTCAGGAATGGAGAGGATTGGCGATCCAACAGTCATTCTGAATAAGGAGGTGATCTCTCCACAAGTGGTGGGAAACTTTGTGCCCCTCCTGGATGAAGTGGGGCAGGACTTTGTCTCCCGGGTACACAAGCAGATCGAGAGGAGTTGGAAAGGAAGATGGATGGCAGATCTTTCACATGAGCACTTCAGATTTGCACTGGAGTGTGAGGCTTTTCATGTTGTTCAATAGGACTAGACAGGGCAGCGGATTGATGACTTGTCTTTAACCCTATATGGCCAAATTACTGATTTagccaacattttatttttaaatgtatttatttttactgtaacatttttataagtttgttttaatgttgctgCACGTGCCAGTTTTGTGGAACTCTCTCTAACCCCTTAGCGGCGAGCCATGTGCTGTACGGGGAGCGTCTGGGATTGCTGCAGGACCAGATCGACCCTGATACCCAGCAGTTCATTGATTGCATCACTCTGATGTTCAGAACCACGTCACCCATGCTGTACATCCCCCCCTGCCCTACTGTGCTGAGTCGGGGCCAAGGTGTGGAGAGACCACGTGGAGGCCTGGGACGCCATCTTCAGTCACGGTGAGCCGGCTGCATTGTCTTTATACACACGCTGGCCTCCTTAAAGTAATTTTAGCCAACAGAATAGTTCCACAAAATGTCTCTGCCATGCACCATGCCAGAAGGACAGGGCATTGAGCTCTACCTTTGCTTCTGTAATAACTAgtgctatattttgtaaaaagataATGCTTAAATGTGTATACGTCTTGAATATTGGAATTAAATAAAGGAGTCATGAGTCATTATAAATTATAAACCACGATATTAGTTTCTTTATGCTATATTGACTGATAGGCtttcagccagtaagatgctttggcccagaagacactgctgaagacatTGTCCCAGTGAGTGTAAGtacaaacagataacccaagaacAGCATAGAACCTGATACCTCCTTTGTTCTCTAAAGTAATACCAGAAATcatgctttaaaattaaaatacacgtGTGCTACcacgtgtttattttaaaactacacatttgagacctatgtagatTTATGGACCTATGTAGATCTAAGatgtacagaattattttgttagctactatACTTTGAGATGCCTCAATTTATAAAAGAAAGCAATCATACATTTTATTCAGGCATGAATCTCTGATCCATCCATCAGACTAAAATAAGTTTATTTACTGCAGTTCAAACTATCACATATTTCTAGTTGCTGGATTCCCTGAAATACACCATTGCGTTTAACCACAGCTTTGCAAATTCTACTGCTACTAAGCAAACTATTCTGAAACATCATAAAGTGCATGCCTAGAATTtgcaaaactgattttaaatgagTGTATCTCAAGGACCGGACACCAGTGTATTTGACTGCAGTGCATGGAAGATGAATTTAGGACACTGTGGCATGTCATAGTGTACATGTCTGTGACTAGATTTCATATGTCTCCTGTCTCTCTTCAGCTGACCGATGCATTCAGAACATCTACAGGAAGTTACatcagtctcctgcaagtgaggggaAGTACCTTAGAGTCCTGGCTAGCCTCCTCATGCTGGACAAGCTGTCCATTGAAGACATCAAGGCCAGCGTGACTGAACTAATGGCCGGAGGGGTTgacactgtaaataaaaccaTATGCAACCAGGACTAGTGCCCTTCGatatgacatttttgtttttttagataatgaaaataattgcaattatcacGGCGATGAGTAACAAGTGTATTCACAGTGCGTCATTCACGTATAACACTCCGATGAGTCACACTTCAAAAGTATGACAGTTTTCAGAATTTTTCTATGTTGCATGGCCTTTGACCCCATCGAAAATCTGGTAGTCAAAAACGATAGTCAATGACATTGTACCATGAATCTCAAGTTCTTCTTGAAGTTTCATGAAACTTATTCTATTCTGCCAGatagtttaatctttttttttttttttttttaaaaagcctttacTGTACTTTGAGTGACATTGTTGAAAATGTACTTTGAAGCTCTGTGGTTGTGGGTTGATTCAGTGGGGTTTTGAAAGAGCTTTGATGCTATGTGTGGATCAGTTCCATTCCATCCTTAAACTGGTTTGGTACAGCTAGTTGTGGTGTGAGCTGCTATACACAAAGACCCTACCTTGAGTCAGTGTGCTTCAACTCTGCCCTAGAAAGACTTTCTTTAAGTCTTTGCATCCATCCAACCTTTAGTATCTCAAACTGTACAAAAGGTATTCCTGTTATAATAatagacaccctacacatgacgTTATCTTCCGATAAGTCACAAAAACAGCTTGTTctcaggaactactattaaacaaatttattattttttttaaccttataatTGTCACGGGATGATATCTATACACAAGATAAGATGTACTAGAATTCTGACATCCTCAAGTCATTGGTTGATTTCTCACTTTACTCAAGTAGACAGATGTTTTGGTTTTATGCTTTTATCGGTGTTCATAAtcatttttagtgtttgtttttgtggctGTGTTTTATTGCAGACTTCCATTACCCTGCTGTGGACCATGTATGAACTTGCCAGATACCCAGACCTACAGGAACAGCTGCAGGCTGAGGTTCAGGATGCCTGGGCCTCTTCACAGGGGGACATGACCAAGATGTTAAAGTCAATTCCTTTAGTTAAAGGAGCCATAAAGGAGACGCTGAGGTAGGAACACAGTCACTGATCTTTTCTGAGGATTCCAGTCTCCTCTCGGCTGTGCCCCGGCCCAAACCTGCCAGTGACTGGGTATGCGCAAGTGGACGCCTACAGTACAGAGCAGACATGCTGTCGAGCTCCTGGGTTTAAGAGAGGTAATTAGCTTGGTGGTGGGATCAGAGGACTCCCACTGATAGTCATTTCTCTGGAGCttgtgagggaacataattggaaaTTTTAAATTGAGCCAAAACTCAGGTGGTAAAATAACTGGCCACAAAGACTGCTTAGAAAAGAGTActacaaaaaaatcaatacatcCTAAGCCCATACATTCCAACAAAGGAATGTAAAAAGTCCCATAACgttagaaatgtgttttatttttatttttttcaggctgCACCCAGTTGCTGTGAGCTTGCAAAGATATATAACTGAGGATGTTGTGATCCAAAACCCCCACATTCCATCAGGGGTGAACATGTTCTGTCCACTTTCCTACCAAAGCTCTGAATTAAAGAGTACAGGAATAAAGTCATTATTTAGCAGCTCTGTATAAATGTCAGTGTCTACGGTATCTGTACAGGCCATTCCAATGGGCATTTTTTATTGAACCATTGTATTCCCTTTGGGTTGTTCTGTGCCAGCATCAACAGTATGCCCTACTTGACTAGGTAAACCACAGCACATGGGGATGCATGACATGCTAAGGAACTTTATTCCAGCCCTGTGTTTattctcttttctctcttatgcagACTCTGGTGCAGCTAGGGCTCTACGCTATGGGGCGGAATCAACAGATTTTCCCCAGACCTCTGCAATACAACCCCGCCCGCTGGCTCAAAGGGGAGAACCACTATTTCAAAAGCCTTAGCTTTGGGTTTGGTCCTCGGCAGTGCCTGGGCCACAGGATTGCAGAGACTGAGATGCAGCTCTTCCTCATTCACGTGAGTGCACAGTCCTGCAGGTAATGGTAGAtagccctcagctctaaccatggCTTAAAACTTTGAGATTCGTTTTTATGTTTGATACAATTATTCTGGTGATAAATATAGGTGGTGTTGGCAACTCAGTTGTAAAATGAATCTTTACATATAAAGACACCGATAATGACTTACGTAAATGAAGTTGAATCTGTCTATTGAGACAATCAAAGGGACTTAGTAAAATGCTCTTCATGGTGAGCTGTTTTTTTGTATAGAGCTGATCACAAGGAGGGAGCCTACTGCACTTTTTAATTCTACTgtatagtttcttttttattctacTGCATACAGATTTGcaaatattttatacattattcAAAATGTATACTGCTGATCAAACAGAATCATTGATTATCTCCCATCTACTTGAGAAATCTGTACTGCCATCTgcagtgtaaatatttttttcttcgaTGTGCAACTTCTGACAATTATTTTGATGAAAGGTCAAATTTTCCCTTTTAAAGGAAACTGCACGTCTCTATACCCGTACGTGAGTGAGGGTTTATTGTTCATTTCTACTTATGTTCATGTCACTTCAGCTCcttcaaaactgaaaaacaaaggcAAGTGGATGTCGGGAGCACCTTTGAACTGATCATTGTTCCAGATAAGCCGATCTTACTAACCCTGCGTCCTCTGCATTAGGAGAAGAACGTCAATGACAAGACAAGGCTCTTAGGCTCCATGTCCTTATTTATTGTGCAGAGGGTAAGGTCGACTTCGGTCCAGGATTTCCACAGTACAGGCAGGTTGCTTTGattcttgtttaaatgttatttgtacaATTCTGTATTTGCTCTACCTTGATAAAGTCATAACAAAAGATCAACACTAATAAACTACATGGCCACCTCATTGTTAGAGGTTATTAAAGCTATTTCCTAGACATGAAACTATGGccaaacttgtattttatttttcagtaatgaTACAGTGATAACTGGATACGAAGCAGCTCATTTTGTGTTGGTTAATGAGTTAAGCCAGTACTTAGAGTTTATGATATTAAGTTTGATTTAAGTTTGCTTGTTTTGATGCTGTTATTGAACTTATTATTCCAACCCATGTACTCTAAATAAATGGCAATGCAACAATTAACATGAAccctttttagaaatgtttaacaACAAAAGGAGTAACACGGCACAGTTAACATTCACAGTTTGTTCATTAAATTCGCCCCAAGAAATTGTTCAGAATGGAGTGACGCATTTCATCGGTAACTGTTGAATACTAGAgagaagaaataaacaaactttaGCGACCTCCAAACTTCAATAAAGTAAGAAACACTTTCACAATCAACTTTAATTTACTATCTCGACCCTAAAAATAACAATAGTTGTTCTTTTGGAAAAttactaaaaaatataaaagcaaactgtacatatgtttttttttaatgggggaaaaaaaaaaaattctgtgttgATTGTCTGGCAGCAGGAAGGTTACGTCAGAGGGTCCAGCTTTCTGTATCTACTGTTTAGCAAGGAATCGgacttctaaaagaaaaaaaaagatggccAATGCAATTCAGCTTTTAACtttgattatacagtatattaaatactaaaataataaatgacagtACGAAGTCTGATCTGTTGAGCATCATTCTTTGGACCCAGGTATGGGTGCTTGTATACTAGGAGGTTTTAATGTTAAAAGCAATGCTTGCTGTGCTTTGAGGTAGATGACTAGCTGTTTGGTTTCACTGCGTTAGTAACTGACCTGAGGGAAGTCATGCAGAATCATGGTGGATGACCGTGCAAATCCATGTTCCTGTTCATTGAGCCGTGTGAGCATATCCTGTTTCTCTCGCCCCCATCTCCGCGCATTCTCCTCCAGCTggggaaaacaacacaaaataaatagagagCATGACTACAAGGGACAAAACCAACATTTGAATGGGCAAAATGTCTTAAATTATAACCCTCAATCACACATGAATAAAACCTCTGTCTATTTCTTTTAATTGGATAAACCATAGCGCCGTTAAGGGACCTGTTAGTTATTCTTTCAGCAACATAATTTAATTGAAAACCCTGCAGTGTACAGGCCACATGCTTGTTCTGTGTAAATGGAAATCCCtagaaatatactgtaataaataaaacctgcattttcctgtttcagtcacaatgggcaagaaaGCAAATCGTAGGCTTTCACTTGGCAAGCGGTAAAATCAATACCTGGGTCTCCAGCATCTGTATTCGCCCCTGTGCCTTCTCCAGCTTGGCCATTAAACTCATTTTCTCTGTGTCAGAGAAGGAATCCTGTTTCTGGGGAACAGCATGCAATTATACATTTATCAGAACATAATCATATAGGGCTATTGCAGATTAATTCAACATAATACATGCCTTGTGTTGGTGTTGTATTTTTCTTGCACTGCATTATTATACATAagtgaaaaacagttttttgtacCAATTATACCTTCTGGGAAAGGAAGTCATGTATTCACCTTGGAGCTTCGGTGCAATAAAGTGGGTTGTGTAAAATGGATACGTGTAAAAATGACCACGTATTACTTGGTCTATATGGGGAAAGCACTTGCAGCATAACGAATTTGCTGTGATGGTCCAAGCACAGCACACACCTGGAAGGGCTGTTGGAAAGGGCTGGCTGCTGACTGGTAGCGCAGTTTCTCTAACTCAGCCCTCAGTCTGGAGTTTTCTGATGCCAGCGCTGACTCTATCTCTTTCCACAAGTTGTCACTGCTGCCCCCTAGTTGTAGAGAAGATGGAGAGCTCCACATTAGTAAGAACATTCCTGAGTTGGTAGCTACCAGCAAGGATTCTTGAAATGCTGTCCATTGCCTTGCTTGCAGTAAATATGTTGGGCGCAGAAGTGAAGCCAATGCTAATGGAAGGGTGTCCTGTACTGTCAGCCtcacctgtttgttttttcaaagctgctggctggtctctgttcttttctttcagtttagTGTCCAGCACCTTTTCCATCTTTTCAATTACCTGCAACAAACAATGGATGTCTTACTTTACAGTGCTAAACTACCAGATCCTGAACTAAAGGAAATCCAAATCTATAggtctttttaaattatataaatagcAACAACTCTAAAAGCCTGTACTATTTACCTCTAATTCCTTCAATGCTTTGTCTATTTGACTTTTCCCCTCAGAATGAATTAAATCACTGAGTGTTATGTGTTTAATACACTCTTGCACAATCATCCATAACATCAACGCATTCTATCAACGTATACAGtactgaacatgattgtgggacgCTGCTGCCGTAAAGGGGTAACCTGTTTTGACAAAGCCCATTTTGCCATCATGTTATATATttacttcctgtgcagcaggtattaagGTCTCATCTGAGCCTCATCCAACAAGGACTGTTAAGTGTGGGTCAGGTGGTGTCCTAAtacctgcagcacaggaagtACATTTATAATATGGTAGCAGGCTAAATAGGCTTCACCtgactcagtttaaaaaaaaaaacaatgcagtcaACATGACAAGGGAGAAGAGTGCTAAAGAGAGGCAAGAACATGTTCTTTTTAAAAGGCTAGATGGCCGTTAAAGCAAGAGAAAAGCTTGGTATCATATACGAGCCAGGTATTAGAAAGGAAAGGAGTGAGGGTTACCTTCTCTTGTTGCCTGATGGTACCCTCCAGGCTCTTCACCTTGCCTGCCCGGTCCTGGTATCTCTGCAGGAcagcctgctgctgctggtgaGCTCTCTGCAGGTGCAGCAGCTCCTTCTCACAGTCGTTTTTCTGTCAGGGAACAATCACTCAACATCTACTGACTGCTTCAGGGACGAAAGTAAAACGCAAAGAGCTGAGAATATGGGGCACACAGCTTCTCAACACCTCTGTAGACATACAGAAATATGCATTGTGTACTCCTTTTGTGACGGGAGCATTTTAGGACAGCAGGGCAACTGGTTACACTAGAAAAcagaaatatgaaaatgaaatttaTATCATACAAAACCGGACACTGCTGTCCTATTGTTTTCTATGGAAGTCAGCCGTTCTGTTATTACTGTACTCGATAATCGAATGGCTTAGATAACACCTTAGACACCTGCTTCTACAGATGATTGAGCCCTGTTTCCAAAATGTTGactctttcagtggactacaTTGAATAATTTAGACAAAGCTACATGGCacacataaataaacaactaaaaagCTGTGTATAACAGTGAAATAACTTTTGGTGGAATAACAAATGTCTATGCAAAGTTTTTGGGAGAGCCTTCATAAGCCCAGCCTTGTCTCCATGTTATAATCTGACAGGCTGGACTTTGAAAGGCTCTAGACATCTGATCTGCACAAGTTACAGCCTATAAATCATCATGCCCCTGATTCTGTTGCTTTAAGAACTTGCACTAAAACTTTAACATGTATCTGCAGCTGTATTCAATGCATTCCTATTACAATGACATAATAATGCTTCAATCAAACTTTTTCTACACATAGAGAATATATACAGTGCACTTGAGAGTGAATCAGTTAGGAGATCCTATTTAAAGGTGTCAATAAAAACTGGCTTTACAATGTGTCTTGTGTTATTTAGAAAACACCTTAACAATAATTAATATGCCTTGTTTACAGCATGTGCCCTGTTTTAAATCTGTGTCTGCCAATGTGCTCACCCGAATCAACTCGTTCTGAAGCTGCTGGATTTTATCCTTGTGAGTTTTCACCTCTGCCGTCCCGCTGGCCAGTTTGAATTTCAAAGAGGCTGCAAAATAACaggatttatttagtttttagttcCCATAGTGGGTGCTAAGATATAGCCAGCATAGTTCCAGACTAATTGCATAGCAGGATTGAGCTGAAGTAGGTATCCGTAGGTTCCCGACATTTTGTTTACAAGGGTATCCTGGTTTTACAGAACTAAAATACTTTAAGAGGCttcatttgtttaaatctttgttcaAAACACACCTGAAAGCCACATAAAACATACCTGTGTCCAACAACTGCTGATTTCTTCATGCAATGGTCTTGTGAGTGGTTGGGTATATAACATGCAACAACATGCTTGAATAAGGGTCTGCTACCTCGTTGAAAACATGCTTTGCACAACCAATACAGTCTCCTAGTGCATATCTACTATACTATCATATCATTGGATTCTTTCGATGTGTTTACAATGGGCTGTTGGGTATGGCCACCACTACTTAGAATGGCTTTACATACCGTCAATATAGGAAAAACCCCATCactaaatctaatttaaaatagCCAAATGATTAAATGCATTGGATATGTCTTCACATGCAGCTTCTTACAGCAATATTTTCAAATTAACTGAGGCTTTCAATGACTAACTTGTTTGCTACGTTGTCTGAATGTTTATCAGAAAGGCTGAAACTTTGGAAAATGgaaaaagcagcattttaaaatgaagtgtgtGAAATGTGTCTTTGAGCAGCGATGGACAGATGCGTTCACAAGCATAACTGTCCTTTAAGCAGCCAAACGCCATTTCAAGGTCAGGATCTGTCCTTCAGGAGATAACAGCTTCATCGCAGAGCCGTTTATCATGTTGCATTTCCAGCAAAATGAGCTGGCTTATCTGAAGGTGGCACAAACATGTTTGCAAAAAGCAAAGGACTCAATTGGAAATGAATCAAGAATAACCTTggacttgaaataaaataataaaaaaaaaacgtttacatttaaaatgcacccaaacctttttttttttttttttaaattttgacagAAGGTTTATCATTTTCCAAAGTTACACCTtaaattgatacaaaaaaaaaacaaaaaaaaaaaaaacaaaaaaaacacttgataaGATTgtcttttattacaaaaaaaacaaaaaaaaagtgaactattCTAACAGAAAATAAGGTTACAGGGTGAATTTGTGCCTGGCAAATTTTAATGTTTCATGTGCATCATGAGTAAGTTGATTTAATATTCCTAGATAGTGCTTTACTAGTTTAAGTTTAGTAGGGGTATAGAT
Encoded proteins:
- the LOC121295117 gene encoding cholesterol side-chain cleavage enzyme, mitochondrial-like, with the protein product MLDKLSIEDIKASVTELMAGGVDTTSITLLWTMYELARYPDLQEQLQAEVQDAWASSQGDMTKMLKSIPLVKGAIKETLRLHPVAVSLQRYITEDVVIQNPHIPSGTLVQLGLYAMGRNQQIFPRPLQYNPARWLKGENHYFKSLSFGFGPRQCLGHRIAETEMQLFLIHVSAQSCR